DNA from Mesotoga sp. Brook.08.105.5.1:
GTGTGTTTTACCATCTATATTGGCTGAAATTGCGACGAAAAACCTTCTGGTTGCGGTATAATCTACTTGGTGATGTGTAAAACGTTCTTATGAGAGGCCTTTCTCTAATGAGAAAGGCTTTTCTGTCTGCTCGAGAGAAGTTCTATTAGTCTGTCGGGATAATCCGTAATGATTCCATCTACTCCAAGGTCTATCAGTCTCTCCATCTCCGGGACCTCGTTTACGGTCCAGGGGATGATCTTCAGTCCGGATCTGTGAGCGCTCTCTATCCATCCCTCGGTCATGAGTGTGTAGTTAGGAGAGATGACACTGCAGCCGATACTGGCAAGCATCTTCCCTATGTCGAATCCGAAGTTCCTCAATCTCAGACCGGCAGTCCATATAGTTTTATCGAGATTTGTGCTTGAAATTAGGGCGACCGTTTCAACGGATGGTTCCAACTCCCTAGAAATCTTGATAGCTTCCCAGTTGAAAGACTGTATCGTTGACAGTTCTTCGAAGCCGAATCTGGAAACAACTTCAAGAACTTTTCTAACGTGTTCTCTAAGATCGACGGTATCCTGAGGTCTCTCAGGAAAGTGCTTGATCTCTATGTTAACTCTCACTTCCTTTGCAGACTTCTCGTTGTGTTGCCGGACCAGGTCAAGAACCTCTTC
Protein-coding regions in this window:
- a CDS encoding glycerophosphodiester phosphodiesterase family protein; this translates as MRLILKSMTIIVILLISTALSATVEFDVQGHRGCRGLMPENTIAAFTHALKLGVDTIELDTVITSDGVVVINHEPYLNPQRTRKDGEFIKDRLLIKDLTFKELRKYDIGRTVNPEDWPEQLQMDGQAIPSLEEVLDLVRQHNEKSAKEVRVNIEIKHFPERPQDTVDLREHVRKVLEVVSRFGFEELSTIQSFNWEAIKISRELEPSVETVALISSTNLDKTIWTAGLRLRNFGFDIGKMLASIGCSVISPNYTLMTEGWIESAHRSGLKIIPWTVNEVPEMERLIDLGVDGIITDYPDRLIELLSSRQKSLSH